From the Nymphalis io chromosome 1, ilAglIoxx1.1, whole genome shotgun sequence genome, one window contains:
- the LOC126770137 gene encoding zinc transporter 2-like isoform X3: protein MFVLTILLRFAKEYIAVCKRMLGFKEGKATYGTDSPARGRRVIFCVHGNPSTGCCAVIETSADGDDGEMRNGGISEVERHCHRSRNEEIDKRARRKLIIASVLCVIFMIGEIVGGYLSNSLAIATDAAHLLTDFASFMISLFSLWVASRPATRRMPFGWYRAEVIGALTSVLLIWVVTGVLVYMAVQRVIYKEFEINATVMLITSAVGVAVNLVMGLTLHQHGHSHGGGGHGHSHGGNNPVLNNKKERSDSDAESSSSHQHEHHTENINVRAAFIHVLGDFLQSFGVLIAAIVIYFQPEWNLVDPICTFLFSVLVLITTFNIIKDTLLVLMEGSPRGLDFQEVANTFLSLPGVVRIHNLRMWALSLDKTALSAHLAIRNGVSPQKVLEQATRLVHDKYNFFEMTLQIEEFNDGMEECSQCKMPQS, encoded by the exons ATTCAAAGAAGGCAAGGCGACTTATGGAACAGATAGTCCAGCACGTGGTAGGCGTGTTATATTCTGCGTCCACGGAAATCCCTCCACGGGCTGCTGTGCCGTGATAGAAACAAGTGCAGATGGCGATGACGGAGAAATGCGCAATGGCGGCATAAGTGAAGTAGAAC GACATTGTCACAGATCAAGGAATGAAGAAATAGATAAGAGAGCacgaagaaaattaataatagctagtgtgttatgtgtaatatttatgATAGGAGAAATTGTTG GTGGTTATTTATCAAACAGTCTCGCGATAGCGACGGATGCTGCACATCTGTTGACAGACTTCGCTAGTTTTATGATATCTTTGTTTTCCCTTTGGGTCGCGAGCAGACCTGCCACGAGAAG AATGCCCTTCGGCTGGTACAGGGCGGAAGTAATAGGTGCTCTTACATCAGTTCTCTTAATCTGGGTGGTCACTGGCGTGCTGGTGTATATGGCAGTGCAAAGGGTAATTTACAAGGAATTCGAGATTAATGCCACTGTTATGCTCATCACCTCAGCTGTCGGAGTAGCAGTCAATCTTGT TATGGGCCTCACCTTACACCAGCATGGTCACAGTCACGGCGGCGGTGGTCATGGGCATTCTCACGGTGGTAACAATCCCGTACTCAATAATAAG AAGGAACGATCAGATTCGGACGCGGAGAGTTCGTCGTCCCACCAACACGAACATCACACTGAGAACATCAACGTCCGAGCCGCTTTCATACACGTACTTGGAGATTTCTTGCAGAGCTTCGGCGTACTAATTGCGGCTATCGTTATATACTTCCAA CCTGAATGGAATCTAGTGGATCCGATCTGCACGTTCCTGTTTTCGGTGCTGGTTCTAATCACCACATTCAACATCATCAAGGATACACTGCTCGTGTTGATGGAGGGATCTCCTAGGGGCCTTGATTTTCAg GAAGTCGCGAATACCTTCCTATCGCTGCCAGGTGTTGTTAGAATACACAATTTGCGTATGTGGGCTCTATCTTTGGACAAGACCGCATTATCAGCTCATCTCGCTAttc GAAATGGCGTTAGTCCGCAGAAGGTTCTGGAACAAGCCACGCGATTGGTCCACGATAAGTATAACTTTTTCGAAATGACCCTCCAGATTGAAGAGTTCAACGACGGCATGGAGGAATGCAGTCAATGTAAGATGCCGCAGTCCTGA
- the LOC126770134 gene encoding myrosinase 1-like gives MYSRRIIVVTLLVAFEAASAHYVAQERICFPESFQFGVATASYQIEGAWNVSGKGESIWDSYTHKYPDRIFDHKTGDVAADSYHLFKEDVKLMVKLGVQYYRFSISWPRILPNGLSNEINKDGIRYYNELMDELIKYNIQPMVTMYHWDLPKSLQELGGWTNPIIADYFVDYARVLFNNFGNKVSAWLTFNEPLSFCQGGYGGLDAPGDQASGFEDYLCGHNVLRAHGMVYRMYQEEFEAKLLTSVGITLDFSWLEPAKESLEDKIAAETARQFFFGWFAHPIFSQTGDYPQIMRKRIDTISKKQGFHRSRLPYFTPDEIEMIRGSADFLGLNHYTTYLVAKSKKKIPSEPSFAADMGGIISQKSSWPKSNSTWLKVVPWGFRLSLNWVKRAYNNPLVVITENGVSLEKGLLDKRRIEYIEGYLKALHSAITKDHCNVYGYTYWSLIDNFEWTRGYSERFGLYQVDFDSPNKTRKPRISSEYFARLARTKCMPFWEF, from the exons ATGTATAGCCGGAGAATTATAGTTGTTACGCTTCTCGTGGCCTTTGA GGCTGCCAGCGCACACTACGTCGCTCAAGAAAGAATATGCTTCCCCGAAAGTTTTCAGTTTGGTGTAGCAACAGCCTCTTACCAAATCGAAGGAGCGTGGAATGTATCAg GTAAAGGTGAAAGTATATGGGACAGCTACACCCATAAGTATCCAGACCGAATTTTTGATCACAAAACTGGAGACGTCGCCGCCGATTCCTATCACTTGTTCAAGGAAGATGTGAAACTGATGGTCAAGCTGGGCGTTCAGTATTATCGCTTCTCGATTTCATGGCCGAGAATCCTTCCTAATGGCTTGAGCAA cgaaataaataaagatggtATCAGATACTATAATGAACTTATGGATgagctaattaaatataatattcagcCAATGGTGACCATGTACCACTGGGACCTGCCAAAATCTCTCCAAGAATTGGGTGGCTGGACTAATCCTATCATTGCTGATTATTTCGTGGATTACGCTAGA GTTCTATTCAATAATTTCGGGAACAAGGTGAGCGCTTGGTTGACATTCAATGAGCCACTATCATTCTGTCAAGGCGGGTACGGCGGGCTGGACGCGCCGGGTGACCAAGCTAGCGGATTTGAAGACTATCTCTGCGGGCACAATGTCCTGCGCGCGCACGGAATGGTCTACCGCATGTACCAGGAAGAATTCGAAGCAAAACTTTTga CAAGCGTCGGAATTACACTAGATTTTTCATGGCTCGAGCCAGCTAAGGAATCATTAGAAGATAAAATTGCTGCAGAAACAGCCAGACAGTTCTTT TTCGGTTGGTTCGCACATCCTATATTTTCCCAAACCGGTGACTATCCACAAATTATGAGGAAAAGAATCGACACAATATCCAAAAAACAAGGTTTCCATCGCTCTCGTCTCCCATACTTTACGCCAGACGAAATAGAAATGATACGAGGTTCGGCAGATTTTCTGGGCTTAAATCATTATACTACGTACTTGGTGGCTAAAAGCAAAAAGAAAATCCCTTCTGAGCCGTCTTTCGCAGCTGACATGGGAGGAATAATATCCCAAAAATCATCGTGGCCTAAATCGAATTCAACTTGGTTGaag gTGGTGCCGTGGGGCTTCAGATTATCCTTGAACTGGGTAAAACGTGCTTACAACAACCCTCTGGTTGTGATCACGGAGAACGGAGTTTCTCTCGAGAAAGGTTTGCTGGACAAACGACGTATTGAATACATAGAGGGATACCTCAAAGCGTTACACTCCGCTATTACGAAGGATCACTGCAACGTGTATGGATACACATATTGGAGCTTGATCGATAACTTCGAATGGACTAGAGGATATTC AGAACGTTTCGGCTTATACCAAGTCGATTTCGACTCTCCAAACAAGACACGAAAACCGAGGATTTCCAGTGAATACTTCGCAAGGCTCGCACGTACCAAATGTATGCCGTTTTGGGAAttctaa
- the LOC126770137 gene encoding zinc transporter 2-like isoform X4: protein MTEDTKPLLLFKEGKATYGTDSPARGRRVIFCVHGNPSTGCCAVIETSADGDDGEMRNGGISEVERHCHRSRNEEIDKRARRKLIIASVLCVIFMIGEIVGGYLSNSLAIATDAAHLLTDFASFMISLFSLWVASRPATRRMPFGWYRAEVIGALTSVLLIWVVTGVLVYMAVQRVIYKEFEINATVMLITSAVGVAVNLVMGLTLHQHGHSHGGGGHGHSHGGNNPVLNNKKERSDSDAESSSSHQHEHHTENINVRAAFIHVLGDFLQSFGVLIAAIVIYFQPEWNLVDPICTFLFSVLVLITTFNIIKDTLLVLMEGSPRGLDFQEVANTFLSLPGVVRIHNLRMWALSLDKTALSAHLAIRNGVSPQKVLEQATRLVHDKYNFFEMTLQIEEFNDGMEECSQCKMPQS from the exons ATTCAAAGAAGGCAAGGCGACTTATGGAACAGATAGTCCAGCACGTGGTAGGCGTGTTATATTCTGCGTCCACGGAAATCCCTCCACGGGCTGCTGTGCCGTGATAGAAACAAGTGCAGATGGCGATGACGGAGAAATGCGCAATGGCGGCATAAGTGAAGTAGAAC GACATTGTCACAGATCAAGGAATGAAGAAATAGATAAGAGAGCacgaagaaaattaataatagctagtgtgttatgtgtaatatttatgATAGGAGAAATTGTTG GTGGTTATTTATCAAACAGTCTCGCGATAGCGACGGATGCTGCACATCTGTTGACAGACTTCGCTAGTTTTATGATATCTTTGTTTTCCCTTTGGGTCGCGAGCAGACCTGCCACGAGAAG AATGCCCTTCGGCTGGTACAGGGCGGAAGTAATAGGTGCTCTTACATCAGTTCTCTTAATCTGGGTGGTCACTGGCGTGCTGGTGTATATGGCAGTGCAAAGGGTAATTTACAAGGAATTCGAGATTAATGCCACTGTTATGCTCATCACCTCAGCTGTCGGAGTAGCAGTCAATCTTGT TATGGGCCTCACCTTACACCAGCATGGTCACAGTCACGGCGGCGGTGGTCATGGGCATTCTCACGGTGGTAACAATCCCGTACTCAATAATAAG AAGGAACGATCAGATTCGGACGCGGAGAGTTCGTCGTCCCACCAACACGAACATCACACTGAGAACATCAACGTCCGAGCCGCTTTCATACACGTACTTGGAGATTTCTTGCAGAGCTTCGGCGTACTAATTGCGGCTATCGTTATATACTTCCAA CCTGAATGGAATCTAGTGGATCCGATCTGCACGTTCCTGTTTTCGGTGCTGGTTCTAATCACCACATTCAACATCATCAAGGATACACTGCTCGTGTTGATGGAGGGATCTCCTAGGGGCCTTGATTTTCAg GAAGTCGCGAATACCTTCCTATCGCTGCCAGGTGTTGTTAGAATACACAATTTGCGTATGTGGGCTCTATCTTTGGACAAGACCGCATTATCAGCTCATCTCGCTAttc GAAATGGCGTTAGTCCGCAGAAGGTTCTGGAACAAGCCACGCGATTGGTCCACGATAAGTATAACTTTTTCGAAATGACCCTCCAGATTGAAGAGTTCAACGACGGCATGGAGGAATGCAGTCAATGTAAGATGCCGCAGTCCTGA